Proteins encoded in a region of the Frondihabitans sp. 762G35 genome:
- the pcp gene encoding pyroglutamyl-peptidase I: MAETPRILLTGFEPFGGETTNPSWTTVQAVRDAWTGDAEVHVRQLPVDFSRVDDALQRAVDETRPDVVICVGQAGGATAVQVERVAINVEDARIPDNTGFQPIDEPVVPGAPAAYFSTLPIKASVAAISALGIPAVISQTAGTYTCNHVFYRLMHTLSGTQDAVRGGFVHVPYSPEQTAGTDRPSLPLADMAAAITAVVETALTTRVDARIGGGALD; the protein is encoded by the coding sequence ATGGCCGAGACACCGCGCATCCTGCTGACGGGATTCGAGCCGTTCGGCGGCGAGACGACGAACCCGTCGTGGACGACGGTCCAGGCGGTCCGGGACGCGTGGACGGGCGACGCCGAGGTGCACGTCCGGCAGCTCCCCGTCGACTTCTCCCGGGTCGACGACGCGCTGCAGCGGGCCGTCGACGAGACGCGGCCCGACGTGGTGATCTGCGTCGGCCAGGCGGGCGGGGCCACCGCCGTCCAGGTCGAACGGGTCGCGATCAACGTCGAGGACGCGCGGATCCCCGACAACACCGGGTTCCAGCCGATCGACGAGCCCGTCGTGCCCGGGGCTCCGGCGGCCTATTTCAGCACGCTGCCGATCAAGGCGTCCGTCGCGGCGATCAGCGCCCTCGGCATCCCGGCGGTGATCTCGCAGACCGCCGGCACCTACACCTGCAACCACGTCTTCTACCGGCTCATGCACACCCTGTCGGGCACGCAGGATGCGGTGCGCGGCGGCTTCGTCCACGTCCCGTACAGCCCCGAGCAGACCGCCGGCACCGACCGGCCGTCGCTCCCCCTCGCCGACATGGCGGCCGCGATCACGGCGGTCGTCGAGACGGCGCTCACGACGCGCGTCGACGCCCGCATCGGTGGCGGCGCCCTCGACTGA